In Herbaspirillum seropedicae, a single window of DNA contains:
- a CDS encoding aldehyde dehydrogenase family protein: MSVSTYFDTMDYGPAPESDKDARAWLASHEASFGHFIAGRFTQPKADLDDIDPASGKLLAHLSQGSAADVDAAVQAAQAALPGWQALGGHGRARHLYALARTVQRHARLLAVLETLDNGKPLRESRDVDVPLVARHFYHYAGWAQLQESEFPDHVPVGVVGQIVPWNFPLLMLAWKIAPALALGNTVVLKPAENTSLTALLFAELAQQAGLPAGVLNIVTGDGATGAAVVAHPGIQKIAFTGSTEVGRLIREQTAGSGKSLTLELGGKSPFIVFEDADIDAAIEGVVDAIWFNQGQVCCAGSRLLVQEGIHDLFIARLKTRMQKLKVGAPLDKCSDMGALISPVQLERVRSLVEQGVREGAQCHQVVLDTPPGGCFYPPTLLTGVHPAATVASEEIFGPVLVAMSFRTPDEAVQLANNSRYGLAASIWSETIGLALGVAPQLKAGVVWINSTNQFDAAVGFGGVRESGYGREGGREGCYEYLKPRRQQAGSLRQPSARRAIRADADSPLQGGAIDRTAKLYIGGKQVRPDGEVSMACHSTQGERLEDVGLGNRKDIRNAVAAAVKAGGWTSASPHRRAQGLYYIAENLSARTEEFARRIASTTGVTADEARAEVDASIKRLFTYGAWADKFEGAVHQPPMRGVALAMPEAIGVVGVVCPEEKPLLALISLVAPLIAMGNRVVVVPSEQAPLVATDLYQVLDTSDLPAGVINIVTGKSAELLPVLAEHDEVEALWVRGPAEFSATAERLSTGNLKRCFVDHGYVTDWHDAAQGEGAQYLRQATHIKNVWIPYGE, translated from the coding sequence ATGAGCGTTTCCACCTACTTCGACACCATGGACTACGGCCCCGCCCCCGAAAGCGACAAGGATGCCCGCGCCTGGCTGGCCAGCCACGAGGCTTCGTTCGGCCACTTCATCGCGGGGCGCTTCACCCAGCCCAAGGCCGATCTGGACGATATCGATCCGGCCAGCGGCAAGCTGTTGGCACACCTGAGCCAGGGCTCGGCAGCCGATGTGGACGCCGCCGTCCAGGCAGCGCAAGCGGCGCTGCCCGGCTGGCAGGCGCTGGGTGGCCATGGCCGCGCCCGTCACCTGTATGCACTGGCGCGCACGGTGCAACGCCACGCACGCCTGCTGGCCGTGCTGGAAACGCTGGACAACGGCAAGCCGCTGCGCGAATCGCGTGATGTGGATGTGCCGCTGGTGGCGCGCCACTTCTATCACTACGCCGGCTGGGCGCAGTTGCAGGAGAGCGAATTCCCTGATCACGTGCCGGTGGGCGTGGTCGGCCAGATCGTGCCGTGGAATTTCCCGCTGCTGATGCTGGCGTGGAAGATCGCCCCGGCGCTGGCGCTGGGCAATACCGTCGTGCTCAAGCCGGCTGAGAACACTTCGCTGACCGCCCTGCTCTTCGCCGAACTGGCGCAGCAGGCTGGCCTGCCGGCCGGCGTGTTGAACATCGTCACTGGCGATGGCGCCACCGGCGCGGCCGTGGTGGCCCATCCCGGCATCCAGAAGATTGCCTTCACCGGCTCCACCGAAGTGGGTCGCCTGATCCGCGAACAGACCGCCGGCAGTGGCAAGTCGCTCACGCTGGAACTGGGCGGCAAGTCGCCCTTCATCGTCTTCGAGGACGCCGATATCGATGCCGCCATCGAGGGTGTGGTCGACGCCATCTGGTTCAACCAGGGCCAGGTCTGCTGCGCTGGCAGCCGCTTGCTGGTGCAGGAAGGCATCCACGATCTGTTCATTGCGCGCCTCAAGACGCGCATGCAGAAACTGAAGGTCGGCGCGCCGCTGGACAAGTGCAGCGACATGGGCGCGCTGATTTCGCCGGTACAGCTGGAACGCGTCAGGAGCCTGGTGGAACAGGGTGTGCGTGAAGGCGCGCAATGCCATCAGGTGGTGCTCGATACGCCGCCCGGCGGCTGCTTCTATCCGCCCACGCTGCTGACCGGCGTCCACCCGGCGGCGACTGTGGCCAGTGAAGAGATCTTTGGGCCGGTGCTGGTGGCGATGAGCTTCCGCACGCCCGACGAGGCCGTGCAACTGGCCAACAACAGCCGCTATGGGCTGGCCGCCAGCATCTGGAGTGAAACCATCGGCCTGGCCCTGGGCGTGGCCCCGCAACTGAAGGCTGGTGTGGTGTGGATCAACAGCACCAACCAGTTCGATGCGGCGGTCGGTTTTGGCGGGGTGCGCGAATCCGGCTATGGCCGTGAAGGTGGGCGCGAAGGCTGCTATGAATACCTCAAGCCCAGGCGCCAGCAGGCAGGCAGCCTGCGCCAGCCCTCGGCCCGACGCGCCATCCGCGCAGACGCAGATTCCCCCCTGCAGGGCGGCGCCATTGATCGCACGGCCAAACTCTATATCGGCGGCAAGCAGGTGCGTCCGGATGGCGAGGTGTCCATGGCCTGCCATTCCACTCAGGGCGAGCGGCTGGAAGATGTCGGCCTGGGCAATCGCAAGGATATCCGCAACGCCGTGGCCGCCGCCGTCAAGGCGGGCGGCTGGACCAGCGCCAGCCCGCATCGCCGCGCACAGGGGCTGTATTACATCGCCGAAAACCTCTCCGCCCGCACCGAGGAATTCGCCCGCCGCATCGCCAGCACCACCGGCGTCACCGCCGACGAAGCCCGCGCCGAAGTGGACGCGTCGATCAAACGGCTCTTCACCTATGGCGCCTGGGCCGACAAGTTCGAAGGCGCAGTCCACCAGCCGCCCATGCGCGGCGTGGCGCTGGCCATGCCGGAAGCCATCGGCGTGGTGGGGGTGGTCTGCCCCGAGGAAAAGCCCCTGCTGGCCCTCATCAGCCTGGTGGCCCCGCTCATCGCCATGGGCAACCGCGTGGTGGTGGTCCCCAGCGAGCAAGCGCCGCTGGTGGCCACCGACCTGTACCAGGTGCTCGACACCTCCGACCTGCCCGCCGGCGTCATCAACATCGTCACCGGCAAGAGCGCCGAACTGCTGCCCGTGCTGGCCGAACATGATGAAGTCGAAGCGCTATGGGTGCGCGGACCGGCCGAGTTCTCGGCGACGGCGGAGCGGCTCTCCACCGGCAATCTCAAGCGCTGCTTTGTCGATCACGGTTACGTCACCGACTGGCATGATGCGGCGCAAGGGGAAGGCGCGCAATACCTGCGCCAGGCCACGCATATCAAGAACGT
- the map gene encoding type I methionyl aminopeptidase: MRKVKLRNAAEIAQARVAGQLAAEVLHIVAEHVKAGVTTDELDRICHDHIVQVQKATPANIGYHGFPKTICSSVNEVICHGIPGGQVLKDGDIINIDVAVIKDGWYGDCSRMYFVGSPNATARKLVNTTYEAMCAGIRAVRPGATLGDVGHAIQTVAQRDGFSVVREYCGHGIGTVYHDEPQVLHYGQRNAGLPLKEGMIFTIEPMLNAGKRHTEQLDDGWTVVTADGSLSAQWEHMVVVTSKGYEILTPWPDGFGDYPAIATRN; the protein is encoded by the coding sequence ATGAGAAAAGTAAAGCTGCGCAACGCCGCAGAAATCGCCCAGGCGCGCGTAGCCGGACAACTGGCTGCTGAAGTGCTGCACATCGTGGCCGAGCACGTCAAGGCCGGGGTGACCACCGACGAACTGGATCGCATCTGCCACGACCACATCGTCCAGGTGCAGAAGGCCACGCCGGCCAATATCGGTTACCACGGCTTCCCCAAGACCATCTGCAGCTCGGTCAACGAGGTCATCTGCCACGGCATCCCCGGCGGCCAGGTGCTCAAGGATGGCGACATCATCAACATCGACGTGGCCGTCATCAAGGATGGCTGGTATGGCGATTGCAGCCGCATGTACTTCGTCGGCTCCCCCAACGCCACCGCCCGCAAGCTGGTCAACACCACCTACGAAGCCATGTGCGCGGGCATTCGCGCCGTGCGCCCGGGCGCGACCCTGGGCGATGTCGGCCATGCCATCCAGACGGTGGCGCAGCGTGATGGTTTTTCGGTGGTGCGCGAATACTGCGGCCATGGCATCGGCACGGTCTATCACGATGAACCGCAGGTGCTGCACTACGGCCAGCGCAATGCCGGTCTGCCGCTGAAGGAAGGCATGATCTTCACCATCGAACCGATGTTGAACGCCGGCAAGCGCCACACCGAACAGCTCGACGACGGCTGGACCGTGGTCACCGCCGATGGATCATTGTCCGCACAGTGGGAGCACATGGTGGTGGTGACGTCCAAGGGCTATGAAATCCTCACGCCCTGGCCGGACGGCTTTGGCGACTATCCCGCCATCGCCACGCGCAACTGA
- a CDS encoding 2-dehydro-3-deoxygalactonokinase, whose translation MNQNHHDCALIALDWGTSSLRCYRYDGSGQVVERRAHPWGIMNLPAVEHGDDAQAPYRAALEAACGDWIAAAPEAALIAAGMVGSKQGWREAAYLTVPLAPDGIGRKLTEVDTGLGRSLWIIPGLLQNSALPNVMRGEETQVIGALQQQRQSELLIGLPGTHSKWVRVVEGRIEHFDTFMTGEVYGALCGHTILGRTMHKPDVPDDAAFVRGARVAQGPQGQAGVLSNIFSSRTLGLTGELAPEAQPDYLSGLLIGHEIAALKSLYPAQQAPIVLIGDAGLCRRYRLALELYGLGPVSEADAATEAGLWILARHAGLVA comes from the coding sequence ATGAACCAGAATCACCATGACTGCGCCCTGATCGCCCTGGACTGGGGCACCTCTTCCCTGCGCTGCTACCGCTATGACGGCAGCGGCCAGGTGGTGGAGCGGCGCGCCCATCCCTGGGGCATCATGAACCTGCCCGCCGTGGAACATGGCGACGACGCCCAAGCGCCCTACCGCGCCGCCCTGGAAGCGGCCTGCGGCGACTGGATCGCCGCCGCGCCCGAGGCTGCGCTCATTGCCGCCGGCATGGTCGGCAGCAAGCAGGGCTGGCGCGAAGCGGCCTACCTGACCGTGCCGCTGGCGCCGGACGGCATCGGCCGCAAGCTCACCGAAGTCGATACCGGCCTGGGCCGCTCCCTGTGGATCATTCCGGGCCTGTTGCAGAACTCGGCCCTGCCCAATGTCATGCGCGGGGAAGAAACCCAGGTGATCGGAGCATTGCAGCAGCAGCGCCAGTCCGAACTGCTGATCGGCCTGCCGGGCACGCATTCCAAGTGGGTGCGCGTGGTGGAGGGCCGCATCGAGCATTTCGACACCTTCATGACCGGCGAAGTCTATGGCGCGCTGTGCGGCCATACCATCCTCGGCCGCACCATGCATAAGCCCGACGTCCCTGACGACGCCGCCTTCGTGCGCGGTGCACGCGTGGCGCAGGGGCCGCAGGGCCAGGCCGGCGTGCTCTCCAACATCTTCAGCAGCCGCACCCTGGGCCTGACCGGCGAGCTGGCCCCCGAGGCCCAGCCCGATTACCTCTCGGGCCTGCTGATCGGCCACGAGATCGCCGCGCTCAAGAGTCTCTACCCGGCACAGCAAGCGCCCATCGTCCTCATCGGCGACGCCGGCCTGTGCCGCCGTTACCGCCTGGCCCTGGAGCTGTACGGCCTGGGGCCGGTCAGCGAGGCCGACGCGGCCACCGAGGCAGGCCTGTGGATACTGGCCCGCCATGCAGGACTGGTCGCCTGA
- the dgoD gene encoding galactonate dehydratase, translating to MKITKITTFIVPPRWCFLKIETDEGVVGWGEPIVEGRAHSVAAAVEELSDYLIGKDPRNIEDHWTVLYRGGFYRGGAIHMSALAGIDQALWDIKGKDLGVPVHQLLGGAVRNSIRVYSWIGGDRPADTAAAAKSAVARGFTAVKMNGTEELQFIDSHDKIELTLANVQAVREAVGPNVGIGVDFHGRVHKPMAKALIKELEPYKLMFIEEPVLSENAEALKEIAHLTSTPIALGERLYSRWDFKRILSEGYVDIIQPDVSHAGGITETRKIAMMAEAYDVALALHCPLGPIALASCLQVDAGSYNAFIQEQSLGIHYNESNDLLDYIRDKNVFAYEDGYVKIPQGPGLGIEINEEYVRQRAEVGHRWRNPIWRHKDGSFAEW from the coding sequence ATGAAAATCACCAAGATCACCACCTTCATCGTGCCGCCGCGCTGGTGCTTCCTCAAGATCGAGACCGACGAAGGCGTGGTCGGTTGGGGCGAGCCCATCGTCGAAGGCCGTGCGCACAGCGTGGCTGCCGCCGTGGAAGAACTCTCCGACTACCTGATCGGCAAGGACCCGCGCAACATCGAAGACCACTGGACCGTGCTCTATCGCGGCGGCTTCTATCGGGGCGGCGCCATCCACATGAGCGCCCTGGCCGGCATCGACCAGGCCCTGTGGGACATCAAGGGCAAGGACCTGGGTGTGCCCGTGCACCAGCTGCTGGGCGGCGCCGTGCGCAACTCCATCCGTGTGTATTCGTGGATCGGCGGCGACCGTCCCGCTGACACTGCCGCCGCCGCCAAGAGCGCCGTGGCGCGCGGCTTTACCGCCGTGAAGATGAACGGCACCGAAGAGCTGCAGTTCATCGACAGCCACGACAAGATAGAACTGACCCTGGCCAACGTACAAGCCGTGCGCGAAGCTGTCGGCCCCAACGTAGGCATCGGCGTGGACTTCCATGGTCGCGTGCACAAGCCCATGGCCAAGGCCCTGATCAAGGAACTGGAACCGTACAAGCTGATGTTCATCGAAGAACCGGTGCTGTCGGAAAACGCCGAAGCCCTGAAGGAAATCGCCCACCTGACCTCGACCCCGATCGCCCTGGGCGAGCGCCTGTATTCGCGCTGGGACTTCAAGCGCATCCTCTCCGAGGGTTATGTGGACATCATCCAGCCCGACGTCTCGCACGCCGGCGGCATCACCGAGACCCGCAAGATCGCCATGATGGCCGAAGCCTACGACGTCGCGCTGGCGCTGCACTGCCCGTTGGGCCCGATCGCCCTGGCCTCCTGCCTGCAGGTGGACGCCGGCAGCTACAACGCCTTCATCCAGGAGCAGAGCCTGGGCATCCACTACAACGAAAGCAATGACCTGCTGGACTACATCCGCGACAAGAACGTGTTTGCGTATGAAGACGGCTACGTCAAGATCCCGCAAGGCCCTGGCCTGGGCATCGAGATCAATGAAGAATATGTCCGTCAGCGCGCCGAAGTCGGCCACCGCTGGCGTAACCCGATCTGGCGCCACAAGGATGGCAGCTTTGCCGAATGGTAA
- the deoC gene encoding deoxyribose-phosphate aldolase, with protein MNMTRKTPSLRSAQGEADVAQPDSAPTGHPRNSVQAYDAAAFEHLRINLSAAEKRVATLKGRRSVKKDAQAAWLLKAITCIDLTTLSGDDTPQRVRRLCAKAANPLRADLLEALGMQDRGLTTGAVCVYHRFVKTAVDALEGKGIPVAAVSTGFPAGLNPHALKLKEIEASVRDGAAEIDIVITREHVLTGNWEALYREMRDFRQACGEAHVKAILATGELKTLRNVAKASMVCMMAGADFIKTSTGKESVNATPLVSLVMLRMIRQYQEMTGIKVGYKPAGGVATAKDVLEYQVLMKEELGHDWLQPDLFRVGASSLLADIERQLEHHVTGRYSAFNRHAIG; from the coding sequence ATGAACATGACCCGCAAGACCCCTTCCCTGCGCAGTGCGCAGGGCGAGGCCGATGTCGCGCAGCCCGACAGCGCCCCCACCGGCCATCCGCGCAACAGCGTGCAAGCCTATGACGCCGCCGCCTTCGAACACCTGCGCATCAACCTGAGCGCCGCCGAGAAGCGCGTCGCTACCCTCAAGGGCCGCCGTTCGGTCAAGAAGGATGCCCAGGCCGCGTGGCTGCTCAAGGCCATCACCTGCATCGATCTGACCACGCTCTCCGGCGACGACACGCCGCAACGCGTACGCCGCCTGTGCGCCAAGGCGGCCAATCCACTGCGCGCAGACCTGCTCGAAGCACTGGGCATGCAGGACCGTGGACTGACGACCGGCGCGGTGTGCGTCTATCACCGCTTCGTCAAGACGGCGGTAGACGCATTGGAAGGCAAGGGTATTCCGGTGGCCGCCGTGTCCACCGGATTTCCGGCGGGCCTCAATCCCCATGCACTCAAGCTCAAGGAAATCGAAGCGTCGGTACGCGATGGCGCGGCCGAGATCGATATCGTCATCACCCGCGAACACGTGCTCACCGGCAACTGGGAAGCGCTGTACCGCGAGATGCGCGACTTCCGCCAGGCCTGCGGCGAAGCCCACGTCAAGGCCATCCTCGCCACCGGCGAACTCAAGACCCTGCGCAACGTGGCCAAGGCTTCCATGGTCTGCATGATGGCCGGCGCTGATTTCATCAAGACCTCCACCGGCAAGGAAAGCGTCAACGCCACGCCGCTGGTGTCGCTGGTGATGCTGCGCATGATCCGCCAATACCAGGAGATGACCGGCATCAAGGTCGGCTACAAACCCGCCGGCGGCGTGGCCACGGCCAAGGACGTACTGGAATACCAGGTGCTGATGAAGGAAGAACTGGGCCATGACTGGCTGCAGCCGGACCTCTTCCGCGTCGGCGCCTCCAGCCTGCTGGCCGATATCGAGCGCCAGCTGGAACACCACGTCACCGGCCGTTACTCCGCCTTCAACCGGCATGCCATCGGCTAA
- a CDS encoding DeoR/GlpR family DNA-binding transcription regulator, with the protein MASTSTPSTKAAQPTLGARSRALRLTRMQEMIRDHGPTPLSRIADVLGVTVMTVRRDLAGEDSPLICLGGHVLEASPGGSENRYSIDREADQHAQRKRLACQHAARRVVEGDSLFIDCGTTMTHLAEALPPEIGLSVICYSLNIANIVSQRPNTQVILLGGLYHPSSASFASEEGVAYLKRLGVNKAFLSAGGVDARRGVSCSNFHEVPIKQAAIESAAQCYVVIDQSKLGRFRPAFYSTLEVFSGIVVGGTPEQDQLDLFSDFPLEVVAG; encoded by the coding sequence ATGGCTTCCACGTCCACCCCTTCCACCAAAGCAGCACAACCCACGCTGGGCGCACGTTCCCGCGCGCTGCGGCTGACCCGCATGCAGGAGATGATCCGCGATCACGGCCCTACGCCGCTATCGCGCATCGCCGATGTGCTGGGCGTGACAGTGATGACGGTGCGGCGCGACCTGGCCGGCGAGGATTCGCCGCTGATCTGCCTGGGTGGGCATGTGCTGGAGGCCAGTCCGGGGGGGAGCGAGAACCGCTATTCGATCGACCGCGAAGCCGACCAGCATGCCCAGCGCAAGCGCCTGGCCTGCCAGCATGCAGCGCGCCGCGTAGTGGAGGGGGACAGCCTCTTCATCGACTGCGGCACCACCATGACCCATCTGGCCGAGGCCTTGCCGCCGGAGATCGGGCTGAGCGTGATTTGTTATTCCCTGAACATTGCCAACATCGTCAGCCAGCGACCGAACACGCAGGTGATCCTGCTGGGCGGGCTGTATCACCCTTCATCGGCTTCCTTTGCTTCCGAAGAGGGCGTGGCGTATCTCAAGCGGCTGGGCGTGAACAAGGCCTTCCTGTCGGCCGGCGGGGTCGATGCGCGGCGCGGGGTGAGCTGTTCCAATTTCCATGAAGTGCCGATCAAGCAGGCTGCCATCGAGAGCGCGGCCCAGTGCTATGTGGTGATCGACCAGAGCAAGCTGGGCCGTTTCCGTCCGGCCTTCTACAGCACGCTGGAAGTGTTTTCGGGGATCGTGGTGGGCGGCACGCCGGAACAGGACCAGCTGGACCTGTTCTCGGACTTTCCTCTGGAGGTGGTAGCGGGCTGA
- a CDS encoding 2-dehydro-3-deoxy-6-phosphogalactonate aldolase, which produces MNTQPQRFHDALRSTGMIAILRGVRNAEAEAIGAALYESGFRIIEVPLNSPEPLLSITALRKSLPADCIVGAGTVLKPAQVEQVKDAGGELIVMPHSDGAVIRAARDAGLYSAPGVATVTEAFAALDNGADVLKMFPAEQLGPQVVKAWRAVIARDIALLPVGGITPEGMAVFHAAGASGFGLGSALYTPGLSAEQVRQRAEAFVAAWKALA; this is translated from the coding sequence ATGAACACCCAACCGCAACGATTCCACGACGCCCTGCGCAGCACCGGCATGATCGCCATCCTGCGCGGCGTGCGCAACGCCGAAGCCGAAGCCATCGGCGCGGCCCTCTATGAAAGCGGCTTTCGCATCATCGAAGTGCCGCTCAATTCGCCCGAACCGCTGCTGAGCATCACGGCCCTGCGCAAGAGCCTGCCGGCCGACTGCATCGTCGGCGCCGGCACCGTGCTCAAGCCGGCCCAGGTGGAGCAGGTCAAGGATGCCGGCGGCGAACTGATCGTCATGCCGCACAGCGACGGCGCCGTCATCCGCGCCGCCCGCGACGCCGGCCTCTACAGCGCGCCCGGCGTAGCCACCGTGACCGAAGCCTTTGCCGCACTGGACAATGGCGCCGACGTGCTCAAGATGTTCCCCGCCGAACAGTTGGGTCCGCAGGTGGTCAAGGCCTGGCGCGCGGTGATCGCACGCGACATCGCACTGCTGCCGGTGGGCGGCATCACCCCCGAAGGCATGGCCGTGTTCCACGCCGCCGGTGCATCGGGCTTCGGCCTGGGCTCTGCGCTGTACACACCCGGCCTGTCGGCCGAGCAGGTGCGCCAGCGCGCCGAGGCCTTCGTGGCGGCATGGAAAGCGCTGGCCTGA
- a CDS encoding EamA family transporter translates to MSSTHSAPPWRDIMLTAIAPAIWGSTYIVTSQLLPPDRPFTAALIRCLPAGLLLLLMTRRLPARADWWRLLVLGAFNIGLFQALLFVAAYRLPGGLAAVLGAIQPLLVMVLAWAVDGRAPAQITLWAAVAGVAGMAVLLLSPQTRIEPIGVAAALAGTGCMAAGVWLTRRWQLRLPVLALTGWQLTIGGLMLAPAAWLVDAPLPSLGLTQELAYAYLSLAGALLAYALWFRGIGRLPTVAVASLGLLSPLTAVVLGWVILSQSISGIALAGLVVVLGSVFAVQWTAARTN, encoded by the coding sequence ATGTCATCCACTCATAGCGCGCCCCCATGGCGCGACATCATGCTCACCGCAATCGCGCCGGCCATCTGGGGATCCACCTACATCGTCACCTCGCAACTGCTGCCGCCGGACCGTCCGTTTACCGCGGCGCTGATCCGCTGCCTGCCAGCCGGCCTGCTGTTGCTGCTGATGACCCGCCGCTTGCCGGCACGGGCGGACTGGTGGCGTCTGCTGGTCCTGGGTGCATTCAATATCGGCCTGTTCCAGGCGCTGCTGTTCGTGGCGGCCTATCGGCTGCCGGGCGGACTGGCGGCGGTGCTGGGTGCGATACAACCCTTGCTGGTGATGGTCCTGGCCTGGGCGGTGGACGGCCGCGCCCCGGCGCAGATCACCTTGTGGGCTGCCGTGGCGGGGGTGGCCGGCATGGCGGTACTGCTGCTCTCGCCGCAGACCCGGATCGAACCCATCGGAGTGGCCGCCGCGCTGGCCGGCACGGGCTGCATGGCGGCAGGTGTATGGCTGACGCGGCGCTGGCAATTGCGCTTGCCGGTGCTGGCGCTGACCGGCTGGCAACTGACCATCGGCGGGCTGATGCTTGCACCGGCTGCCTGGCTGGTCGACGCGCCCTTGCCCTCGCTGGGCCTGACGCAAGAGCTGGCCTACGCCTACCTGAGCCTGGCCGGCGCGCTGCTGGCCTATGCGCTGTGGTTTCGCGGCATCGGCCGCTTGCCCACGGTGGCGGTGGCGTCACTCGGCCTGCTCAGTCCCTTGACGGCGGTCGTACTGGGATGGGTGATCCTGTCCCAGTCGATCTCGGGTATCGCCCTGGCGGGACTGGTGGTCGTGCTGGGCAGTGTGTTTGCAGTGCAATGGACGGCGGCGCGCACGAATTAG
- a CDS encoding MarR family winged helix-turn-helix transcriptional regulator, translating into MKKPARQHDAVDVILDQWRRERPDLDPAPMGPIGRLKRCAALLEGRLEAGFASYDLSVWEFDMLAALRRSGSPYRLSPTELFSTLMVSSGTMTHRLKRLETRGWIERLANEEDARSMLVQLTRKGLALINRAVESHLDNERRLLAALPAESLAVLDAQLSALLLTLENPPEQPR; encoded by the coding sequence ATGAAAAAGCCAGCCAGACAACATGATGCAGTCGATGTGATCCTCGACCAGTGGCGACGCGAGCGCCCCGATCTCGACCCCGCGCCCATGGGGCCGATCGGCCGCCTCAAGCGCTGTGCGGCACTGCTGGAAGGCCGTCTGGAAGCGGGCTTTGCGTCCTACGACCTGAGCGTGTGGGAGTTCGACATGCTGGCGGCGCTGCGGCGTTCAGGGAGTCCTTACCGCTTGAGTCCGACCGAGCTGTTCTCGACCTTGATGGTGAGCTCCGGGACCATGACCCACAGGCTCAAGCGCCTGGAGACGCGGGGCTGGATCGAGCGCCTGGCCAATGAAGAGGATGCGCGCAGCATGCTGGTGCAGCTCACGCGCAAGGGGCTGGCGCTGATCAACCGCGCCGTCGAAAGCCATCTGGACAATGAACGGCGCTTGCTGGCGGCCTTGCCGGCCGAGTCGCTGGCCGTGCTGGATGCGCAGTTGTCGGCGCTGCTGCTGACGCTGGAGAACCCGCCGGAGCAGCCGCGTTAA
- a CDS encoding MFS transporter, whose amino-acid sequence MTSGSSSSSAAAPHRIRNATRATMAQFFVNGATFATWGVLIPSVKERFALSDAVLSLAMLAVAGGALLTMGQSGKWIARVGSARALRQVGILYAATLLLIPLAPQFWMLVLLLLVFGSAMAAFDVAMSVQAALVEGQRTRPIMSTLHAMFSIGGIAGAALGAVPGLSPLAHAALVGVVTLAVSLSIGPFALPDEVHDSAATPHGADKRARRMVLVLGGIAFLALMCEGGMYDWAAVYMRDVAQSPMAWVSYSYAAFSTGMAAGRLTGDRIRARIGGLRTLAWSGAAGAAGIALAAAWPSPLATLGGLLLSGLGIANLMPIFFLAAARVPGMAAAESIAAVARFAYVGMLLGPVFIGGVAEHLGLRLSFVGVALVMTVVALFGGKAVRRFI is encoded by the coding sequence ATGACGTCAGGCTCATCATCATCATCAGCCGCCGCACCTCACCGCATCCGCAACGCCACCCGCGCCACCATGGCGCAGTTCTTCGTCAATGGCGCCACCTTCGCCACCTGGGGCGTGCTCATCCCCTCGGTCAAGGAGCGCTTTGCGCTGTCTGATGCGGTGCTCTCGCTGGCCATGCTGGCGGTGGCCGGGGGCGCGCTGCTGACCATGGGCCAGTCCGGCAAGTGGATCGCCCGCGTGGGCAGCGCCCGCGCGTTGCGCCAGGTCGGCATCCTCTACGCGGCCACGCTGCTGTTGATCCCGCTGGCCCCGCAATTCTGGATGCTGGTGCTGCTGTTATTGGTCTTCGGCAGCGCCATGGCCGCCTTCGACGTGGCCATGTCGGTACAGGCCGCCTTGGTCGAAGGCCAGCGCACGCGCCCCATCATGTCCACCCTGCACGCCATGTTCAGCATCGGCGGTATCGCCGGTGCGGCGCTGGGGGCGGTGCCCGGCCTGTCGCCATTGGCGCATGCCGCGCTGGTCGGCGTGGTCACGCTGGCGGTGTCTTTGTCGATCGGCCCCTTCGCCTTGCCAGACGAAGTCCACGACAGCGCCGCCACGCCCCACGGCGCTGACAAGCGCGCGCGCCGCATGGTGCTGGTGCTGGGCGGCATCGCCTTCCTGGCGCTCATGTGCGAGGGCGGCATGTATGACTGGGCCGCCGTCTACATGCGCGATGTGGCGCAGTCGCCCATGGCCTGGGTCAGCTATAGCTATGCCGCCTTCTCCACCGGCATGGCCGCTGGCCGCCTGACTGGCGACCGCATCCGCGCTCGCATCGGCGGTCTGCGCACGCTGGCCTGGAGCGGCGCGGCGGGCGCGGCCGGCATCGCACTGGCGGCCGCCTGGCCAAGCCCGCTGGCCACGCTGGGCGGCCTGTTGCTGTCCGGGCTGGGGATTGCCAACCTGATGCCGATCTTCTTCCTGGCCGCCGCCCGCGTGCCGGGCATGGCCGCCGCCGAGAGCATCGCCGCCGTGGCCCGCTTTGCCTATGTGGGCATGCTGCTGGGGCCGGTGTTCATCGGCGGCGTGGCCGAGCACCTGGGTCTGCGCCTGAGCTTTGTGGGGGTGGCGCTGGTGATGACCGTGGTGGCCCTGTTCGGCGGCAAGGCAGTACGGCGCTTCATCTGA